The Festucalex cinctus isolate MCC-2025b chromosome 14, RoL_Fcin_1.0, whole genome shotgun sequence DNA window ttataTCCCTAGATATTACAGTTAAAAGGTTTGCCAACAAAGGTATGAAAGCTAAACTATGGCATGACATGGGGACGCTACTGGATATAGAAGgtaggatttacttttataCAATACTGTGCAAAAAGTTGAAGGGTTTCATTCACGTGGGAGGACATCATGCGAGAAAAAGTAACCggtatgtttacatttttatatcgcggttgcctttaggaataatgACTACCGCCGCTGATGATATGGAGGGGAATTACTTTGCATGCATGCGCTGAAGGTACGTAATAGACGGGGTCGGTGCGGTGTGTATTTACGTTATTTTTCCATGCGACGTGCtgacgtcggattggtgtatctaggccttAACACTTTCAAAAACTCGCAGGTTAAATATTTTAGGTGCGCTCTTAGGAAttaattgtgttgttttgatggaggatttcatttattaaaacaaagaaaaataaaggatggatggattcttTATATTCTCAACATATTTTTCTCTCATTACAGGCCAATGGAAAAGGTTCTCTGTGGTGCGTGGACCCAGAATACCGCCCCAACTTGATTCAAGCCCTTAAGAAGCAGCACTTTCCCGCCGCGCATGCCTTCTATACACCGCCCGCCTCCCCGCCCAGGTGACCCTTATTCTTTCACCACAGTAAATTGTGACAGGATGTGACGATGCAGGAAATTGTTCTCAGGCCATCAAGTCAGAACATCATTTTGAGTTAAATGGCCTTAGTTCTTAGAAATTGAAGATGCTTTTATGGTGTCATTTTGATGGGTTCTAGTAGTTCtttaaacacactttttaaattCAAGTAAGATACTTTAtggttcttgtttttttcttttttttaaatctctcctGCAGTGCCTCCTCACCCCCTCGCCATCTCTTTCTGCAAGGTTGCTCATTTAAAGGTGAGGCAGAGCTCTCGGTCTTTCTATGCTCACATGCTTTACAGCTTTGTGCTTCTGTTGTAGTGCGCTTGTGAATGTATCGCAATTGTGGCGCTTTTGTGCATTTCAGTCACAGAacatccagcacccccccccccccccccatcaccgCAATTCTTAGTTTGATTTATTACTTTCAAGTCATTGATGCCTCATGTGGTCCATTCGATGCCTCAGCTTTAGCTCCCCACTCTCTCTGCCTCTTAGATTTGTAACCTTGACAACAGGCAGAGGTTCCACTGGTGCTGAGTGTGGAGCACTCAATCTTGCTGTAATCATTAATAATTTAGAGCCCCAGAAGTGAGCCATGAGGCTTTTAGACACTTTGTCAGGTCTGAGAAGATGGGATACATTCTGCCTATCAGTGGCATGAAGTTATCCTCTGCTTTGTTTTGATGAATCTTTGTTTTGTCCAGTCTATTCCTTAGGCATATTTTGGGTCACCTTAGCCATCAAGTAGTACACTTAAGCTCATCTTGCAACAGTACTGTTTGGAATAGATACATCGTGGTATGGCTTGCAGTTCCACCATTAGGTGGGCAGGTGGGATAGCAATGACTTCATCAGCTATGTAAATCTCGCAGAAATAAACAAGCAAACTAAGATTAACAGTGAGGACATTCAGCATTTTGTATTTTCCTTGGTGTCGTATTGCTGCTGGCAGTAGTGTAGTGGTCCCTGGAGAAGTGGGTATAGTCTACTTTTTcaatttattaatttctttAGTCAAGAAAAAATTCCTGTTTTAGAAACGGGACATATAACAAAAATCTGTCATTTGTACTTgctcacaataataaaattatcatgACTTGATTATGAGCCGTTTGCTGTTGTTAATGGTAACACAAGCAGCTTTAAttattgtaaaatgtatttatcacaatacagtataaataGTGAATAATCAACAAAAATAATGAGAAACGATCACTATTAGAAGACTTCAATAATGTTTTAGGCCGAATCTTGAAGTATTTGTCCCCATTGCTGTACCTTAACTGACTTTAAAAGCAACTCCCATCCTATTTACTAACTAATTCATGTAGTTTAGTGTGAAATCGTTAGTGCCCACCCCATGGATCAAACTCACACCATGAGCAAGTCTTCAGTGCAAAATGCTTCCATTGAGCTAAAACTCCAGGCCGTCATCACAGCTCTGGACACTATTTGAAGGATTATTTTCCTCCGCATGGTGCACCCTACTCTGCCTCTGATTGGTTCAACAGACCTCATGCCTAAAGTTAGCCAATCTAATCAGCGAAGGCAGGGGATACCAGCCAATTAGAGGCAGAGGAAGGTGGGCCATGGCTTCACCATCTGTGAGTAAAAAATTGGTAATCTGGCTCGTATATATTACTGAACTGTGCATATTGGGGGGGATTTAGAAGTGGGTATACACAATGCTAACTGAAACGCTGTTGGTAGGAAGAAGACTTTAAAAATGACTACTCTGTTGCGCAGCAACTGACTGCAGGGGGTTGTTTTACTTGTTACCCTTATAGGAGGGTGCTAAAAAGTGGTACCATACAGTTCAATTACTTATCAATCAAGATATTTTGTGGCACAAACAGGGCTTGAGTAATGATTACGCGACAGAAGCGCCCTGCTGTCATACTCTCACACCTTAGGACTGACCACCCTGCATGTTCTCTCCTCTTCCAGAGTCTGATATTGATGCTGCCACTGCCATGATGCTCTTAAACTCTGCCCCAGGGCACCACGTTGACCCATGTAAGAGAATCCAACAGCAACCACGCACATAGCATCCATCCCATtgcttaagtgtttttttttatttgtctgctGATTCATTTGGGCACCTCCCTCATCTGTGTTCataatgtaattttaaacatttgattAATTCAACCAGAGGACTTGGTACATGGTTAATAATAGATTCTTGGAAAAACACTTAATTCATTGCTGTCaatattattaaagggatacttgactcattgggcctttttcatcagcaaaaagttaatattttgtccagaattaatttggtaaCACAATTATTTccttaaaatacaaattttccctttgctgtcaactgaagatgacatcacctgtgctgagtttgctgaccaaacccagaaaacaggtgattcatgattggttgttacttcctcaacacaggtgatgtcatcttcagttgacagtaaggggaaaaattcttttttaaagttattatttattcaagaaaaataaaaaagttatccAATTCATTCTGGATGAAATATTAaccttttactgctgaaaatggctcaatgagtcaagcatccctttcATACTATTAGAATTTGGCATGTGCATAATAATTGACTATTTGATCATTACAGggcaagtcaacccaaaaagatTCTTGCCaataatgttctatgcagccccacgagtctaaatatggcattctgactagtattgtgttagtggaatatgaattaagcagcaaaatccacctgtttttatccatctcaaggggcggccattttgccacttgctgtcgactgaagatgacatcacagttgctcagggctcaggtaacaaccaatcacacctcaatttcggaaaacaggtgagctgtgattggtcgttgcctgattctgcacaactgtgatgtcatcttcagtcgacagcaagtggcaaaatggcctccccctgagaaggatgaaaatggctggattttgctgtataactcatattcctcaaatgtcatgtttagactagtgaggtcacataacatgttattgtcaagaaatgtttaaggttgacttcccctgtaAGAAATTTGTTGATTTCTGATTTAATTGGGCAAAATGGAGAGCACTACGTGTCAAGGTGCTGTTTTGGCCTCAGTTAATTTGCGGTCTAAAGAACAATATGACATCAGCTATGGGATGTTGAGCTACATCCATAAAGACCTCCACTATGACACCATTGCCCAGGGCGGCATTATTGTGCTCAATCTGTCCCATATCTGATCACAGAACGAGACTCAAATGCACATTCCTGTTTCGAATGTATATTTCAGTAAGCTCGAAGCAACTTTTAAACTGTTGTTTTTCACTTGGTGTCGTACTTATCACTCTTTGCTACATCTGCTCCTGGCAGGCAATTCTGACAGCCCACTGGACCTCTCCAGACCCGACTCAGTCCTAGTGAGCAGCGATCCAAAGCAGGACCACAACTACAGCAGCGTCGCCCTGCAGCGCTGCTCCTCCCGGTCTTCCTCGTCCTCCCTGTCCTCCTTAGATGAAGGTGGTTGCGACCGCAGGCAGTCCCGCCGCGCCGGCAGTGAGGGCTTCCACAGCGACGAGGACTCCGACCTCTGGGATGAGAGAGGCGCCAACCAAACGCAGCGCCGCCCGTCGGCCTTCAAATGGCCTGCTGGCAAAAGGCCGCGGCGCGAGCGCGAGGTCAAGCCAGAGCTGGATGAGGAGCTTAAAGAGGCCGCCGGTTCCTTGCTGCACCTCGCTGGTATACGCAGCTGCACGGAGGGCTCCAAACGCAATGTCAAGAGCACAAAACTTAACAGGAAATAAAGATACTCCGGACCCTGTGAACCCTCACCTGATAACCCCCCCTCAACCCTACAGTTGTATCTCCCAGTGTGCCTCCTTCTCCTTATCTCATCTCATATATTGGCCATTTTGAGCCTCTCTTTCGTTGTTTATTTGGGATATCTCTGTCCAACGAATCAAATGGCAATAGTATTGTTCACACAGGAGAACAAAGCCATAAAGAGACTTTTGCAACTCGGGGGCAGTCACAGCATACGGGGGGGTGTCTGGGCTATGGAGAACCGGATCCAAAATGACCTGCCTGCTTCTATCGAAATAGACGATTGGTGACTCAAGATGTTCTTTTTCCTCTGAAAAATGGGAAAGGTTTTTCTAACTCAAAGCGTTGCATGCTTCCTCCTCAAACTTGTATCCTCTTCCAAGTGATTCTATGTATGAAGCCAATGAGTGCATGTTTGTAACAGACAAAATCTAACCTCCTGGTGTTACAAGTTTTCCctattttgtgctaaaaaaaaaaaaatgcacagtttTAAAATGTGCTCTACACCTCCTCTTGTGAGAGATGCAATAATGAATCCACAACCTTAACTTTTTCACATCatttaatattgtgactttttccaCCCCATAGATGCTCGCTAAGCTGCaattaaagggatgcttgactcattgagccattttcagcagcaaatgtaatattttgtccagaatgaatttggtaacttcattattttcatgtacaattaatatgtttaaaaactaattttcccACTTTCTGTCGAGtgaatatgacatcacctgtgctgaggaagtaggtaacgaccaatcatggcacagtttgctgaccaaacccagacaaCAGGTGATCCATgattgttacctacttcctcagcacaggtgatgtcatcttcagtcgaaagcaagtggaaaaatttgtttttaaagttattaattatgcaaaataataaataatgacgttatcaaattaattctggacaaaatattaactttttactgctgaaaatggctcaatgagtcaagtatccatttaaacGAATGAATGAAATCGCGTTATTGTCTTGTTATGCCATAAACGTAAGGATAAGCAAAATGGGGGATAGTATTTACTCAGCCACTGCCAAATTTTACTTGCGAACTTTGCCACTCCGCTTTGCTCTTTTGGTCTTTCAATGTGCGTCAAATGAACATCTGCCTCTGCACTGTGCAGGATTTCCTCTATAGCTTTTACTTGTTTTTGTAGTCTGCATTTGCTTCAGTCCAAACCGAAGGTGAGACAAGAGTGTTACTCTTctcatttggggggaaaaaagtagccATGCTGCTGAACTCATTGCGTACTGACCTGTGTAAAGGGGGTGGTAAATAACCActgttttttgcaacattttttgcAGTTAATTCCTTATCAAAGTCTGTTGCAAGATCTGTCTTATTTGGGGGAGAATTGAAGTAGAGCTTGTTCAAAGCATGATAAACGTGATAGTACAGTTGCACATAACTGGAATCCTTATGAAGATGTGCGCGAGTCTCGTGATTGGCCCTCACTTCCGGTCGGCCACTTGTGTTCCTCTCGCTGCTCTTCCTCcttaaaacaaaataaggaAGTACAAAACCCCCCTCAAGCTGTGAAATGCCGTGTTTACTGTCAGCCGATTACTTTCGGCTCACTGGGCGGTTGCAAGCCATATTTCACATTTGGGTTTTCAAATCAAAAGTACTTCACAATATGAGGAAAAGAGAATCGTATCTCATCCcgtatgatgaaaaaaaaaaagtgccacggTGTGTGGCTGCAAGTATAGCCTGCATTGTCAGTGCCAAACATTGAATGTGCCACTGATGTTAAACTGTGAGGGGCCATGGTCACTATGTTTCCCTGTTGCCACAATATAGTTATAGATAGTCATGACTTGATGTCCCAGTTTTGGGAACCCTGTTAACAGGAAATGTGAGCGGACTCTGGGCAGTGTAGTGACGCAACCAATCCTTTGGTTAATTTCGGCCACTTTATGATTAGATCTGGTCTCAGCATAATAAGCTGCAGACGTACGGTAATTCTTGCATACACTGGTCTTATTTTGCTGTGAAAGAAGAACAAATTGATTGTTCATGAATCGTTACCttatttataatattaattTATCAGGTGGAAACGCCATCAAACACTGGTCATCTGAAAGGAATGACGAggcacatttaatttttttttcacttgaaaaGTATTTTGTCTTGCTCTGCTTTGATTTTGCAGCAATACACCCTACTTTCCCTTTTGTGTTGTATTAAGTATTTTTGCCAATTGTCCATTGAGCgggtgttttaattttatttttgaaatttaactATGACTGCCagattttctttgctttttgttAGCCTGGATAGAAAAGGTTTATCAAAATTCATACAGAACCCTTCTTTTGCTGCCAAATTGTACAACTGGGGTGGTGCAAAATGTCGCATGTCCCTCTTGTGCTGTTGAATTTCTGATTTAATCATTTTACGTTTTGTCTTCATGTGTATGTTCATGTTAACTTGAGCTAACTACAGAAAACTACTGCCACTCATCAGTCATGCTTCCAAGAATTGTGAATGATTGCGATTGTCACTGGAAATTGGAGCAGACTGACCCGTGGAGTCTCCAGGGTGCTTGTGTAGTTGCAGACCCGCAGTTCATTTTGATCAGGAGTGGGGATCCAGTCCGCAGAGCAATTAAGGCCTCAGAGAAACATttgttggatgtttttttttttttttttaaggtaaagagaccccccccccccctttttttttttttgtatttttatcttttattttattgttatagGGAAAGTCatccccattttttattttgttagttttacaataatatgttgtatgtaccCCCCGCTAGTCTAAACACTGCATTCTAATGAATAActtgtttgtggaataagaattaagcagcaaaagccacctgttttgatccatctcaggggggcggtcattttgccactttctgtcaactgaaaatgacgtcacaatcAGTTgctcaggaaacaaccaatcatagtTAAGCatcagaaaagaggtgagctgtgattggtcgttacctgagcccttttgcactgtgatgtaattttcagttgacagcaaaatggccgtctcTCCTATTGCAGCGCCTGTTCCGCAAACGCATATAATCAGAATACTTTGTTTGACTATTGGAGaagcatagaacacattatcataaagaacattttggggttgacttcccttttaagatTCATTTTATTCAACAATTTGATATGGCCTTCAGCGGTTATTATGAACACTGAATTGGCTCCTGAATGCAAAATGGTTCCCCACCCCGATAAAGAGTTCTCACTCATTC harbors:
- the foxn2a gene encoding forkhead box protein N2 isoform X1, with product MLPFGDLFDLMGPIIGMSPDKKTEIPGMQEERTWLRGVCGVGTLPEAECASSPLATSVDRTGATEDEELTNLNWLHENLLQNFTLGGPEAQPSGSPLFDIEGDYGSNQGTSSSSTASTHSRGRERDSLKSKPPFSFSLLIYMAIEQSPSKSLPVKEIYGWILEHFPYFSNAPTGWKNSVRHNLSLNKCFRKVERNLGKANGKGSLWCVDPEYRPNLIQALKKQHFPAAHAFYTPPASPPSASSPPRHLFLQGCSFKESDIDAATAMMLLNSAPGHHVDPCNSDSPLDLSRPDSVLVSSDPKQDHNYSSVALQRCSSRSSSSSLSSLDEGGCDRRQSRRAGSEGFHSDEDSDLWDERGANQTQRRPSAFKWPAGKRPRREREVKPELDEELKEAAGSLLHLAGIRSCTEGSKRNVKSTKLNRK
- the foxn2a gene encoding forkhead box protein N2 isoform X3, with translation MGPIIGMSPDKKTEIPGMQEERTWLRGVCGVGTLPEAECASSPLATSVDRTGATEDEELTNLNWLHENLLQNFTLGGPEAQPSGSPLFDIEGDYGSNQGTSSSSTASTHSRGRERDSLKSKPPFSFSLLIYMAIEQSPSKSLPVKEIYGWILEHFPYFSNAPTGWKNSVRHNLSLNKCFRKVERNLGKANGKGSLWCVDPEYRPNLIQALKKQHFPAAHAFYTPPASPPSASSPPRHLFLQGCSFKESDIDAATAMMLLNSAPGHHVDPCNSDSPLDLSRPDSVLVSSDPKQDHNYSSVALQRCSSRSSSSSLSSLDEGGCDRRQSRRAGSEGFHSDEDSDLWDERGANQTQRRPSAFKWPAGKRPRREREVKPELDEELKEAAGSLLHLAGIRSCTEGSKRNVKSTKLNRK
- the foxn2a gene encoding forkhead box protein N2 isoform X2, with protein sequence MKIWTDLFDLMGPIIGMSPDKKTEIPGMQEERTWLRGVCGVGTLPEAECASSPLATSVDRTGATEDEELTNLNWLHENLLQNFTLGGPEAQPSGSPLFDIEGDYGSNQGTSSSSTASTHSRGRERDSLKSKPPFSFSLLIYMAIEQSPSKSLPVKEIYGWILEHFPYFSNAPTGWKNSVRHNLSLNKCFRKVERNLGKANGKGSLWCVDPEYRPNLIQALKKQHFPAAHAFYTPPASPPSASSPPRHLFLQGCSFKESDIDAATAMMLLNSAPGHHVDPCNSDSPLDLSRPDSVLVSSDPKQDHNYSSVALQRCSSRSSSSSLSSLDEGGCDRRQSRRAGSEGFHSDEDSDLWDERGANQTQRRPSAFKWPAGKRPRREREVKPELDEELKEAAGSLLHLAGIRSCTEGSKRNVKSTKLNRK